The Oxalobacter aliiformigenes nucleotide sequence TACTCCACCATCCCGGAGCATTCAGTGAAAACATCTCTGCTCTGGGTATGACAGAACATACTGTCTGTATCGGAGACATTTTCCGGATCGGCCAAGCGGAAGTTCAGGTGTCGTATGGTCGCGAAGCCTGCCATACCATGAACGAACGTTTCGGAAAACCGGACATGGCTCGGGAAATGCACAAACATTCACGCAACGGCTGGTTTTACCGGGTACTGAAAGAAGGACATACACAAGCAGGCGATACCATCGTTCTGCTCGAACGCCCCCGACCTGACTGGACACTTGCACGAATACAGGATTGTCTTTTCGGAAAATCGATGGAACGACAGACTCTCCAGGTACTAAGCCGGCTTCCGGAACTGGCTGCGGCGTGGAAGAACATTTTCGCAAAACGTCTTGAAACCGGCAAACCGGAAGAGAATGCTTACTGACCTTCTTCTGACCGGAACAAAAGAAGTTCTGCAAGAAATCTTGAACCATCCGATCATTTCCGGATCGATGAAAACACGGAAAAAACAGATAGTCTGTGAATCTGTTTTTTCCATATAGAAACCGAAATATACCGGCAAAACGGAAACCGACAACTCAAACGGTCGTATTGTCCACATCAGAGAGGATGGTTTAAACTGCTCATCCCGATAATACAAACATATTTCATACAGGAACATCATGAGCAAGGAAGGAAATTTTTCCGGAAAAATCGCGATGGCGAAAAAAAGAATCGCCAATGCGCTGACAGAATACGCTATCAATTGGAATAACCTGCAAGGCAGCCTAGACAGAGAGGATTTAAATGGATTTCTGAAAATCTGGAAAGAAGAATTCGATGCACTGAAAAAACCGGTATCCCTGGAAACGCAACTTTTTCAACTGGCCAATCTGCTCAGCAACCTGGAAATCCAGCAAGATATGCTCCGTTCGGGAAAGAACTGGAAAAAACTGACAGAAGATCAGGACATGGATACCACATTACCGCCCGAGTTGGCCGCAATAAAAAATACGATCGATACCATTCCGACGGAATGAGGAACTGTTCGGCTGGCGTAACCGGACCCGAACAGTTGCGGACCCACAATCATAACTTCTTGCAGGACACGGCCTGTGTCCGCTGTTTTACCGTCGTGATATATGCTGAGAAAAGCCTGTGAAAAAGACATTTCGAGAATCGCGGAAATCCTGATATTCGCCAAACGGGTTTCTTACCGGCCTATCTTCGAAAATGACGAGGTTTCTTTCAATTCCATGCAGGTATTGACTGAGGCTGAAAACCTGAAACAGCCTCATATGCTGGATAATGTTTTCGTCTACGATGATGGTATCGTCAGAGGCATGATGAAGAGGGAATTTCGTGGAAAAGAACTGAAATTGTGTGAGCTTTTCATCGATCCTTTCTTCCAGAACCTTGGTATTGGAAAGAAAATCCTGACATCTCTTGTCAGTGAAGCCCGAAACAATGGCTGTTTGCGCATTTACATGTGGGTACTCGAAAAAAATGCCCGCGCCAGAAACTTTTATGAAAAATATGGCTTCGTTTTTTCAGGCATCAGGGAAGAATTCGCCAATACCGGACGCTATAAAATGAAGTACATCATGCCCCTTGACTGAAAAATGCAGATGGATGCCGTTGTCCGCTGGCCTGTTTCTCTTTCACGGATACAACAGCCCTCTTCCGATCAATCCACGCATACCTGATCCGCAACCACCGCATACCGGTTGCGACACAAGTTCCCGATCAGTATCCCGGATCTTTCTCCGTAAACTTTTCCCCTATTATCCGGTTTTATCTGTATTGTCTTTAATCAGAAATAAGCGGAACGCCGTGCCGCTTTATAGAATGATACAGAATGGACGAAAACGACGTCGCCTTCCATGGCAACCTGATATGGTTATGTCCGGATCCAACAAAAACACGGCAACAACTTCGAAAACACATGACACAAGACAAACTCATCGGTCCCGGAAAAACATTTCTTATCAATACCTTATCCAACCAGAGCATCCTGGCTATCCTCGCTTTGCTGGCTATATTGGCCATTGTCTTCATCGTTTTGCGACTGAAACGATTCCGCAACAATATGCCATTGCACATCGTGCGTGTCTCTATCGCTTTTTTTTCACTTTATCTAACAGGCAAACTGCTCTCACAGTTCATTGAATTGCATGACATTTCAATAGTCACACCAAAAGAAATCAATTTCCTGTTTCTGGTCGCCATCGTCGCACTTGCCATCAGGGAATGCTTCCTTTTTGCAGATCACTTCAGAAGACATCTGGAAAATACCGGAAAAAATGCCACTTCGGCACAAATCATTACCCGGGTTATAAAAATCGTGTGCGCCATTTCCATTCTGCTCATGTTCGGTGAACAATTCGGCCTGAGCTTTGCCGGATTATTGACATTCGGAGGAATAGGCGGGATTGCCATCGGTCTGGCGGGAAGAGATATTCTGAGCAATCTCTTTTCGGGAATCATGATCTATTTCGATCGTCCCTTCAATATCGGTGACTGGATCCGGTCACCGGATCGCAATATTGAAGGAACGGTTCTTGAAATCGGATGGAGAACCACAAAAATCATGACGTTCCAGAACCGCCCGCTTTATGTCCCGAACTATATATTTTCCACAATATGTGTGGAAAATCCGGGAAGAACACGAAACTGGCGCATCAAAACTTCCATAGGCATTCTTTGTGAAGATGTCGACAAAATAAAAGTTATCGTCGGCCAAATCCGGGATATGTTGAAAAAGAACGATAATATTGACCAGAGCCAGACCTTGCTGGTGAATTTCAATCAGATCGGAGATTTTTCCCTCAACATTCTCGTTTATTGTTTCACGAAAACGACTGTCTGGAGTGAATGGCTGCAAATACAGGAAGACGTTTATCTCGAAATCATCAACATTGTCCAGAAAAACGGTTCTGACCTGGCATATCCCACCCGCAAGGTTTTTCTGGAACAGATGGCGAAGCAATAAGCAGTTCCGATAAACGAAAAGACACAAATCATGAACAAAACCGTATGGTACAAATGATTTTCCGCACACAAGGACACAGGAATATCCCGAGCATCATATACAAAAAACACCGTACAGCTTTACAATGAAAAATGAAAACCGGTGACGAACTGCGCCACATATCAGATGAAGTCCCCGTCTCCGGTCAAAGGAAAAAAACCGGCAAAAAAAAGTCTTGCCTCCGACAGTCAAATGTCGGAACACCTGACACCGATTTTTTTAGGAAAATACCTTGACGAGTTTATCCGGATAAAAATTGCAAGACCGGGGGAAAACAAAAAGATGAAAGCATGGCAACATGCCGAAATAGTCAAGCCCTATACCCACCTTGTCCTGAGAAAATTGCAGAAAAACGCAAAACTGCGACAAACGTTTTGAAACCATTTGTCACAAATTTGTCCCATTATGAAAAAATGGGATGGTTTCCATACGTGACAAAAACTGCATAATTATTTGATTATTGGCGGAAAGGGAGGGATTTGAACCCTCGATACGGGGTTACCGTATACCGGATTTCGAGTCCGGCGCATTCGACCACTCTGCCACCTTTCCGTTTTTGAACTGCCAGAGAATCAGGCTCGCAATTATAACAGGAATCGTCAAGGATTCATAACTATTATGCCCCCGTTTTGTTCCTTCTTTCCATGCGTGTCTTATAATAAATGTTTCTCATCTTTATTTGAACAGACATATCACAATGGCAAAAATTTATATCAAGAATGCCGAACAGATAGAAGGTATCCGGAAAGCGAGCAAACTGGCTGCCGAAGTGCTTGATTACGTTGCACCATTTGTCAAACCGGGGGTCAGTACAGGGGAACTGGACAAATTGTGTCATGAATTCATCACAGATCATGGCGCTGTTCCGGCCCCTTTGAATTATTGCCCGCCCGGATATACCCCGTATCCCAAGGCGACCTGCATTTCCCTGAACGATGTGGTGTGTCACGGTATCCCCAATTTCAACAAGCTGCTGAAAAAAGGGGATACACTGAATATCGACATTACTGTCATCAAGGACGGCTATTACGGCGATACCAGCCGTATGTATTTCGCCGGCGAACCGTCCATTATGGCAAAACGTCTGTCCAAAATCACTTATGAATGCATGTGGCTGGGTATCAATGAAGTCAAGCCCGGCGCGCATTTCGGCGATATCGGATACGTCATCCAGCAATATGCGGAGGATGCCGGTTACAGTGTTGTCCGGGAATTTTGCGGTCACGGCGTCGGTATCGAATTCCACGAAGAACCGCAGGTTCTGCATTACGGCCGTCGAAATACAATGGATGAATTGAAGCCTGGCATGATTTTCACCATCGAACCGATGATCAATGCGGGCGGAAAAGCGATCCGTTCCATGCCGGATGGCTGGACAATCAGAACAAAAGACCGCAGCCTGTCCGCCCAGTGGGAGCACACCATTCTGGTGACCGATACAGGTTATGAGGTTCTGACTGTTTCACCTGATATGCCGTCACCGCCACATTTCATCAGAAACAATCATTGAAAACCGTGACGGATCATATCGACAATTCGCTGAAGAAACGTCTGGTTTCATTACGGAATGCCGCAATCGAAGAGTACAGGACGGACTTTCATCCGCAGCGTCTGCTTAAAACCCTGTGCAGGAATGTCGATAAAATATTGATTGACGCATGGAACGAAACCGGTCTGTCTTCCGAGCATGTGTTGATTGCCGTCGGCGGTTATGGTCGCGGCGAGCTTTATCCCTACTCGGATATTGATGTTCTGATTCTGTTGAACCGGAATCCGGACAGCGATTTGCAGCAAAAGCTTGAATCACTTATCCAGACATTCTGGTCTCTGGGACTGACTATTGGACACAGTGTCAGGACGATTGATGAATGTCTGGAGGAATCGGCACATGATATCACGATCCAGACCAGCCTTCTGGAAGCCCGTTATATAACCGGTAGCCGGCGTCTGTTCAGACAAATGAAAGAACGCTACGACGCCCAGATGAATGCACAGGCGTTTTTTATCGCGAAAATGCTGGAAACCCGGCAACGTCATGTCAAGATGGGTGACACGCCATACAGCCTTGAACCGAACTGCAAGGAGAGTCCGGGCGGATTGCGGGATCTTCAGGTTATTTTATGGGCGGCAAAAGCTGCAAAACTGGGGAATTCATGGAACGAACTGGCGCAACGTGGCCTGATTACGGCTTCCGAGGCACAACAACTGAGAAAAAAGGAAAGAGCGTTCAAGGATATCCGGATCCGTCTGCATATTCAGGCGCAACGATGTGAAGACAGACTTCTGTTCGATTTGCAAATGCCGGTCGCCGAGACATTCCGGTTCAGGAAAAAAGGAAAGATTCTGGACCGGCGTGCAGCCAGTGAATGCATGATGCAACGTTATTACCGGGCTGCCCATACTGTCACCCAGCTCAATACGATTCTGCTGCAGAACTTGCAGGCCCGTCTGTTTCCGAAGCCTTATCTTCCAGTTCGAATCAACGACCGTTTCAATGAAGTCAATAACCTGGTCGACATTACGGACGACAAGGTTTTTCTCGAACATCCCTCTTCCCTGCTCGAAGTGTTTTATCTGTTATGCCAGCGCTCCGACCTGAAAAACATGACGGCACGTACCCTCCGTGCCATGTGGCACGCCCGCATTCACATTGACCGGAATTTCAGAAGCGATTCGACCAACCAGTCGTTTTTCCTCCGCATTCTGAAATCGCCCCGTTTCGCCGCCAGGGCGCTGCAACACATGAACGAGTTGGGAATCCTCGGCAGGTACTTGCCCAATTTCGGAAAAATCGTGGGGCAAATGCAACACGATCTCTTCCATCAGTACACTGTCGACCAGCACATTCTGACGGTTATCGCCAATCTGCACCGGTTTTCACTTGCCGAGTATGCACATGAAAATCCGCTTTGCAGTCAACTGATGACCAGTTTCGACAAACCCTGGCTTCTCTACGTCGCCGCACTGTTTCATGATATCGCCAAAGGCCGTGGCGGCGATCACTCCTTGCTGGGAACGAACGATGCCAGAAGATTCTGCAAGCAGCACCGTCTGAGTCCTGACGATACCGAACTGATCGTTTTTCTGGTTCGGGAACATCTGACCCTGTCGCAAGTCGCCCAGAAAAAAGACTTGTCCGATCCGGAAGTTATCCGCCAATTCGCCGAACGGATCAAAGATGAACGCCATCTCACCGCCCTGTATCTTCTGACGGTGGCCGATATACGCGGAACCAATCCGCAGATATGGAATGCATGGAAAAGCAAGCTGCTGGAAGATCTGTTGCATCTGACTTTGCGCGTGCTTGGAGGTGAAGAGATTTCCGTCGACCACGAACTGAAAAAACGCCAGAAAGAAGCTCTGGCGACATTGCGTCTGTACGGTCTGCCTGAATATGCCCATGAGGAATTCTGGAAACAGCTGGATATCGTTTATTTCCTGAGACACGATGCATCGGATATCGCCTGGCAGACCCGGACACTATACTGGCGTGCGAATTCATCCGAACCCATCGTCAAATGCCGTCTCTCGCCGATCGGCGAAGGACTGCAGGTCACGGTCTATATGCTTGACCGCGCCGATTTGTTTGCCCGGATATGCAGTTATTTCGACAGAAAGAACTTCAGTATTCTTGATGCGAAAATCCACACGACGATCCACGACTACGCATTGGACACTTTTCTCGTAACCCGGCAAGGTTTTGAAAAAAATTACCGTGACATCATTACACTGGTCGAGCATGAGTTGACGGAACTGCTGAAGTCGCAACACATATTGCCACCGCCTTCCAAGCCGCACCTGTCGCGTAAATCACGATCTTTCCCCATTTCGCCGACGCTGGATCTGAGACCGGATGCCAGCGGCAAGTGTTTTGTCCTGTCCATTACAGCCAATGACAGAACCGGACTTCTGTATTCCATCGCACAGGTTTTCAGCCGGTACAAGGTGAACCTGCACACGGCGAAAGTCATGACACTGGGAGAACGGATTGAAGACGTTTTCCTGATCGACAGCGAAATGCTTCAGCATCCTCGCGCGCAGATTCAGTTCGAAACGGATATGATCGACATTTTGAAAGTTTCATGAATTTTCATCTGATATACCATGAATGAACCGGTCCGTCTTTCCAAGCGCATGTCTGAACTGGGAATCTGTTCCCGGCGTGAAGCCGATGAATGGATCGAACGTGGATGGGTTATGGTTGACGGGAAGGTCATCTCCCAGTTGGGCAGCAAGATATTGCCTGACCAGAAAATTACCGTGCGCAAACAGGCTTCTCTCGAGCAGTCGAAAAAAGTCACCATTCTGATCAACAAACCGGTCGGTTACGTCAGCGGTCAGGCAGAAAACGGATACAAACCGGCTGTTTCTCTGATTAACGAAACGACTCACTGGAAAAACGATCCGTCAAAAGAGAAATTCAGGCCATCGCAATTGCGCAGTCTGGTACCTGCCGGAAGGCTCGATATTGATTCGGTCGGTCTTCTGGTATTGACACAGGACGGCCGTATCGCCAGGCAGTTGATCGGGGAAAATTCGACAACGGACAAGGAATATCTGGTACGGGTCAAATACCTGAAGCCGGGAAGACTTCCCGACAGTGATCTCCGGCTTTTAAGACATGGATTGAAACTGGATGGAAAACCGCTTTTGCCGGCCAAGGTCCATTGGCAAAACGACGACCAGTTACGTTTCGTATTGCGTGAAGGGAAAAAAAGACAGATCCGGCGGATGTGCGAAGCGGTCGGCCTGAAAGTCATCGGACTGAAAAGAATCCGTATCGGTCAGGTCAGACTGGGGGACTTGCCTCCCGGACAATGGCGGTATCTTGGGGCCGGCGAAAAATTCTGATTCCTGCAGAACCGCTGTTTGCCTGCCCCGTCTGATGCCGTATCATCAATCCTCCGGATCATCGTCCTCGTCAAACGCATCCGAAAAACCGAACAGATCCAGATCAAGCATCCTCATCGGATAGAGGATGCCATCCAGATGATCACATTCATGCTGGACGACTCTGGCGTGAAAACCGTCCGCGTCCCTGCTGATCCGGTTGCCGAACTGATCAAAACCCTCATAATGTATTTTCTTCCATCTTGGAACAACCCCTCTCATGCCGGGTACTGACAGGCAACCTTCCCACCCTTCATCGATTTCATCGGTCAAGGGGCGAATGACCGGATTGATCAGAACGGTTTTGGGAACGGGAGGGGCATCCGGATACCGATTATTTTCATCGTATCCGAATATCACCACCCTTTTCAGCACGCCGATCTGGGGAGCCGCCAGCCCTGCCCCGTCGGCGGCATGCATGGTTTCGAACATATCCGAAACCAGTTCATTCAATTCCGGCGTATTGAACTGTCCAACGGGTTCGGACTCTCTCAACAATCGGGAATGCCCCATTTTCAGAATTTTTCGTACTGCCATACTCTCTATTCCGCCAAATTGATTCTGCTCAGAAAATGTCTGAAATCTTCCTTGACCTCCGGATGTCTCAATCCCATCGTCACCGTGGCTTTCAGATATCCCACCTTGGATCCGCAATCGAAACGCTGGCCAGTGAAATGATAGGCACACACGTCTTCCCGTTCGATCAATCCGGCAATTCCGTCTGTCAACTGGATTTCGTCTCCCGACCCCTTTTCCAGTTTCTCCAGACATTCGAATATGCCGGGATTGAGAATATATCGTCCGACAACCGCCAGTGTGGAAGGCGCTCTTTCAGGGGCCGGTTTCTCGACAATGGCATTTACAAATTCCAGATTGGTGCGATAAGGGGAGGTATCGACGATACCATACTGCCCTGTATTTCTGCGGTCTACCTCCTGGACAGCCAGTATGTTTCTGGATTCCTTTTCGTACAACTGAACCATCTGCTTGAGAACCGATGGCTGGTTTTCCCCAACTGTCATGAAATCATCGGCCAGCAAAACGGCAAAGGGTTCATTTCCGACGACAGGCCGTGCACATAATACGGCATGTCCCAGCCCAAGCGGCTCGACTTGCCGAATATAAATGCAATTGACATTTTTCGGCAAAATTTTCTGGATATGTTCAAGCAGCTTGAATTTGCCTGCCGCCTCAAGTTCCGTTTCCAGTTCATAGGCCTTGTCAAAATGATCTTCAATAGCCCGTTTGTTCCGGCCTGTAATGAAAATCAGCTCATTGATTCCCGCTGAAACAGCTTCCTCAACGGCATATTGGATCAACGGCTTGTCAACGATAGGAAGCATCTCTTTTGGCTGCGCTTTTGTAGCAGGCAAAAAACGGCTCCCGAAACCGGCAACCGGAAATACCGCTTTAGTTATTTTCGTCATTTTTTACCAATTGCATAAATTCATTCTCATCTAAGATACGAATTCCCAATTCCTGCGCTTTCACCAGTTTGGTACCGGGTTCGCTTCCTGCCAGAACATAATCCGTGTTTTTGGAAACAGAACTGCTGACTTTTCCTCCCTGGTTTCTGATTATTTCAGTGGCCTCATCCCGGGTCAATGACGAAAGCGTTCCAGTCAATACAAATTTTTTGTTCTGTAACGGCAATATCCCGGATTTTGCCGTCATGGCTCTCTCGGGCCAGTGAACACCACAATTCTGCAATTTTGCAATCAGTTCACAATTACAAGGATCATCAAAGAACTGTTTGATTGAGGACGCGACAATCGGCCCGATATCGTCAATATCAAGCAACTGATCCTCACTGGCCTGCTTCAGATCTTTCAGATTGCCGAAATGCTCGGCCAGAGAACGGGCTGTTGCTTCACCGACATGGCGTATTCCCAGTGCGTACAGAAACCGCGCAAAAGTCGTCTGGCGGGATTTTTCCAGTTCATTTAACAAATTGCTCGCCGATTTGTCCGCCATCCGGTCCAGTCCAGACAATGTCTCAAGATCAAGACGGTACAAATCGGCTGCATCGCTGATGATTTTCTTGTCCACCAGCTGGTCGATCAGTTGTTCTCCCAAACCTTCTATATTCATGGCCTTGCGGGAAGCGAACAACTGCAATCCTCCCTTTTTCTGTGCCGGACAGTTGATCCACCCGCCAGAACACCGTGCGACAGCTTCATCTTCAGGCCGAACGATAGGTGATCCGCAAACAGGGCAGTGTGTCGGCATGACAAATTCCCGCGCGTCAGCCGGCCTCCTCTCGGATACGGAAGCAATCACTTCCGGAATGACATCTCCCGCTCTCCTGACAATCACGGTATCACCGATCCTGACATCTTTTCGGCGAACTTCATCTTCATTATGAAGCGTCGCATTGGTAACGGTAACGCCGGCCACAAAAACAGGTTTCAGCCGCGCAACCGGTGTAATCGCTCCGGTACGACCGACCTGTACATCAATGCCGGTGACTTCTGTCAGCACTTCCTGAGCAGGAAATTTGTGCGCAAGAGCGAAGCGGGGCGCTCTGGAAATAAATCCGAGCTTTTGCTGTCCGGACAATTGATTGACTTTGTAGACGACACCATCTATTTCATACGGCAATGTATCACGACGTGTTTCGATATCATGGAAAAATCCCATCAATCCCTTTAACCCGTGGACGACTTTCCTTTCCTCGCATACCGGAATTCCCATTTTCACGAACCATTCGAGCAACTGGCCCTGTGTCGAAGGCAAAGACACGCCAATCAATTCTCCCAGGCCATAAGCGAAAAACCGCAATCGCCGTGACGCCGTGATTTGTGAATCCAGTTGACGCAGGCTGCCTGCCGCTGCATTGCGTGGGTTGACAAACTCTTTCTGCCCATTTTCGCGCTGACGTTTGTTCAAATCGTGAAAATCCTTTTTGAACATCAGCACCTCTCCTCTGATTTCCAGCACTTCAGGAGGTGCCAGATCGGATAACCGAAGCGGAATGGAATGGATTGTCCTGACATTTGCCGTGATGTTTTCCCCAAAGGTCCCGTCTCCCCGTGTCGCAGCCTGGACAAGCAGTCCTTTTTCATAACGCAGGCTGACAGCCAGACCATCAAACTTCAGTTCGGCTTCGTAGTCCACTTTGATACCACCCAGCTCTTCACTGATTCGCTGGTCGAATGCTTCCACGTCTTCCTCGGACAGCCCGTTCTGCAAAGACAACATGGGAACTTTATGCTCGACTTTCTCAAACTGTGCAAGCGGAGCCCCTCCTACCCGCTGGGTTGGAGAATCCTCACTGACAAGCTCAGGATGCGCTGCCTCGAGTTCCTGCAATTCCGCAAACAACCTGTCATACTCCGAATCGGGCACGACAGGTGCATCCTGAACATAATAGGCATAGTTGTAACGCTCTATCTCATCGCGCAATCTTTTTGCCCGTTCTTTCAGATCGCCACGACTTTCATCTGTGCCAAACAAGTCTGTCTGCATGATCAGTTAAACAGCTTCAAGGCACGGATTGATCCGGCAGGAACAGATGATTCCTGCATCTCCTTGTAGAAATCGTTGACCTGCCCTGAAATCTCATCCAGAAATTTGTCCGTCAACATCTGGTTGCCATCATCAACCAGAGCGCCATCCAGACGGATACAGAGCGCTTTCCCGCATTGAACCATTTGCCCGAAACCATCCTTTTCCTGGGCAATACAGGGCACATCCATCAGCAATGTCAGCCGTGTGGCCGTTTCAGACGCAGGAAGCTCATTGGTTGAAAGAGAAAACAGAATTCCGCCGTTTTCACGGTCTTTCATCACGAACTGGCCATCTGGCCTTGATTCAAAACCCTGTTTTTCAAGCGCGGTTTTCAGGGTTACGATCTGCCACGGTGCTCCGTTACTCCGTATACTGATACCCAGCTTGGCATCGTGATCGGCGACGAACTGATAGAGTTGTCCTGCCTTTTCAATAACATCCGACATTTCCGGCACTTCAGGTTCGGCGCCAATAGCATCGGCGATCTGGCGCAAACGCATCAGCAGTTCCGAATACTCTATTTCGTTCAAGGCACCATTACGATTGGCCAGTTGCACACATGCCTTGAGGTGGCGATAACTGTTTCCGGGCACAATCGCTTGCCAGTTCTTTTCGGGCACATCGTTATTGTCCGGCATTCCCAGAAAGCGAACAGGCTTGCTGCCGGTATATCGCAAAGACTGAAGATGAGGCAGGATTTTTTCCGCACGAAGACTTTCTTCAAGATTGAGCATGATCGGTAATTCGATCAGATCGTCAACGGGTATTTCCGGTATCTTGACCAGGACAACGTTATCGGCTGTTCCGGTCTCTTCCTGAACCGGCAATTGCTGATTGCTGTCGGCAAGTCCGGAAATAACAGAATCATCCAGCACAGGTTCGCGACGCTCTGTACTGCTGTCAACCTGAGCACCTATCAAAACATCATCGACAGGATCGGAGAAAGCCCTTTCAACATGTTTTTTCGCCCGGTATTCCTGCCATTTGTTATAGGCAATGACACCGACTACAATCGCTATCCCCACTCCAATCAAGCTTATCTGTAAATCCGTCATGCTCTTAAAACCTCATCTGAAAATTTTGCAGCGTCATTAATATCTACTGTCACGATCCGTGAAACCCCCTGTTCCTGCATGGTCACCCCTACCAGTTCCTCCGCCATTTCCATAGCGATCCTGTTATGCGAAATGAACAGAAACTGGGTCTGTTCCGACATTTTCGTCACCATGTTGCTGAAACGTTCCGTATTGGCATCATCCAGAGGCGCATCCACTTCGTCAAGCAGACAAAAAGGTGCCGGATTCAGCTGAAATAACGAAA carries:
- the ligA gene encoding NAD-dependent DNA ligase LigA; amino-acid sequence: MQTDLFGTDESRGDLKERAKRLRDEIERYNYAYYVQDAPVVPDSEYDRLFAELQELEAAHPELVSEDSPTQRVGGAPLAQFEKVEHKVPMLSLQNGLSEEDVEAFDQRISEELGGIKVDYEAELKFDGLAVSLRYEKGLLVQAATRGDGTFGENITANVRTIHSIPLRLSDLAPPEVLEIRGEVLMFKKDFHDLNKRQRENGQKEFVNPRNAAAGSLRQLDSQITASRRLRFFAYGLGELIGVSLPSTQGQLLEWFVKMGIPVCEERKVVHGLKGLMGFFHDIETRRDTLPYEIDGVVYKVNQLSGQQKLGFISRAPRFALAHKFPAQEVLTEVTGIDVQVGRTGAITPVARLKPVFVAGVTVTNATLHNEDEVRRKDVRIGDTVIVRRAGDVIPEVIASVSERRPADAREFVMPTHCPVCGSPIVRPEDEAVARCSGGWINCPAQKKGGLQLFASRKAMNIEGLGEQLIDQLVDKKIISDAADLYRLDLETLSGLDRMADKSASNLLNELEKSRQTTFARFLYALGIRHVGEATARSLAEHFGNLKDLKQASEDQLLDIDDIGPIVASSIKQFFDDPCNCELIAKLQNCGVHWPERAMTAKSGILPLQNKKFVLTGTLSSLTRDEATEIIRNQGGKVSSSVSKNTDYVLAGSEPGTKLVKAQELGIRILDENEFMQLVKNDENN
- a CDS encoding cell division protein ZipA C-terminal FtsZ-binding domain-containing protein, producing the protein MTDLQISLIGVGIAIVVGVIAYNKWQEYRAKKHVERAFSDPVDDVLIGAQVDSSTERREPVLDDSVISGLADSNQQLPVQEETGTADNVVLVKIPEIPVDDLIELPIMLNLEESLRAEKILPHLQSLRYTGSKPVRFLGMPDNNDVPEKNWQAIVPGNSYRHLKACVQLANRNGALNEIEYSELLMRLRQIADAIGAEPEVPEMSDVIEKAGQLYQFVADHDAKLGISIRSNGAPWQIVTLKTALEKQGFESRPDGQFVMKDRENGGILFSLSTNELPASETATRLTLLMDVPCIAQEKDGFGQMVQCGKALCIRLDGALVDDGNQMLTDKFLDEISGQVNDFYKEMQESSVPAGSIRALKLFN